The Flammeovirgaceae bacterium genome contains a region encoding:
- a CDS encoding DUF262 domain-containing protein, whose translation MKANEVALTSFLSQNETQFIIPVYQRNYDWTEAQCSQLLRDIIDVGSKKGDTHFIGSIVYIHDGVYTSSEVKQLVIIDGQQRLTTFSLLYLALYKFAQSKGMEDWVNRINDNYLVNKYAKDDLSKLKLKQSDVNARAFKFLLNNNDPGQYGEFSRVIENFIFFKNSVNSDNFDVVLHGLKCLLFVEISLERGKDDPQRIFESLNSTGLELSQADLIRNYILMGLEPNEQIRVFNEYWDIIEQNAKDLEKEESKVSDFIRDYLTYKTKKIPNKAKVYEEFKARYATRNSKFYQDTLQEIKDFSFHYNKLLNPSRESKPQLRKQLDYIKRLESNISFPFLLPVYSDYANNQISSDQIEAVLKLVQSFIWRRFIIGLPTNALNKIFMTLYNDVDDTRYLPSIQRALMKKKGVQKFPTNREIEVALEEKDVYNIQSKNRVYFLELLENYENREYVSIENNEITIEHIFPQTPDEVWYNKLDDNSISLFRDKFLNTIANLTLSGNNGSLSNKYFLEKKAMNKDGKQQGYNFSRLWLNQYLREIDHWNLDTLKSRFGLLLDRFYKIWEYPDIEIEEEVDTDQDYTIYNSPDPRYKKLDYFIWKDEKIVTDEISKMYYHVIKSLFEENPSSFYHQEIKSILAATSNPDELRTPYQVSPNYFIESNIDNNSKFRKLRALLTRVDCEEELLINFSELEPEDQELETKDRTYWIERAGLLSVGIVDDCLNIIHAIDKGITLNYNQSYIGLAHQNRSKNFALFVPKETFTRTSISLPDSNKWVEPLSSRGFKSISIHKRNGRLKFRISKENLQNDSNLLSEIFRESYEFRFNS comes from the coding sequence ATGAAAGCAAATGAAGTAGCGCTTACAAGTTTTTTATCACAAAACGAAACGCAATTTATAATCCCCGTCTACCAGCGCAATTACGATTGGACTGAAGCCCAGTGTTCGCAACTATTACGTGATATCATAGACGTTGGAAGTAAGAAAGGAGACACACACTTCATTGGAAGCATTGTTTACATCCATGATGGGGTATACACTTCATCCGAAGTAAAGCAATTAGTAATTATTGACGGACAACAGCGATTAACAACCTTCAGTCTATTATACCTTGCCCTTTACAAATTTGCTCAATCCAAGGGCATGGAGGATTGGGTGAACAGAATAAACGACAATTACCTAGTTAACAAATATGCTAAAGACGATCTGAGCAAATTGAAACTCAAGCAGTCCGATGTTAACGCTCGTGCCTTTAAATTTCTTCTTAACAATAATGACCCTGGTCAATACGGGGAGTTTTCTCGTGTTATTGAAAATTTCATTTTTTTCAAAAACAGTGTTAATAGTGACAACTTTGACGTTGTTCTTCACGGATTAAAGTGCCTACTGTTTGTTGAGATTTCATTGGAACGAGGTAAAGATGACCCTCAAAGAATTTTCGAGAGTTTAAATTCCACAGGTCTTGAATTGTCGCAGGCTGACCTCATCCGAAACTATATACTAATGGGGCTTGAGCCAAATGAGCAAATAAGAGTGTTTAATGAATACTGGGACATTATAGAGCAGAATGCAAAGGATTTGGAAAAAGAAGAAAGTAAGGTATCCGATTTTATTCGAGACTACCTGACTTACAAAACCAAAAAGATTCCAAACAAAGCAAAAGTGTATGAGGAGTTCAAGGCACGCTATGCCACACGTAATTCGAAATTTTACCAGGACACTCTACAGGAGATCAAAGATTTTTCCTTTCACTACAATAAGCTTTTAAACCCTTCCAGGGAGAGCAAACCCCAACTACGGAAACAGCTTGACTATATTAAGAGACTGGAGTCAAACATCTCATTTCCCTTTTTGCTACCGGTCTATAGTGACTACGCTAATAACCAAATTTCTTCTGATCAAATTGAGGCCGTTCTAAAATTAGTCCAATCCTTTATTTGGCGAAGGTTTATCATTGGTTTGCCAACAAACGCTTTAAACAAAATTTTCATGACACTCTACAATGACGTTGATGATACTCGATATCTTCCGTCAATACAAAGGGCCCTTATGAAAAAGAAAGGGGTTCAAAAATTTCCCACCAATAGAGAAATTGAAGTGGCACTTGAAGAAAAGGATGTTTACAATATTCAATCCAAGAATAGAGTTTATTTTCTTGAACTTCTTGAGAATTATGAAAATCGCGAGTACGTTTCAATTGAGAACAATGAAATTACGATTGAACACATTTTTCCACAAACTCCTGATGAAGTTTGGTATAATAAGTTGGATGATAATTCAATATCCCTGTTTCGAGATAAGTTTTTGAATACTATTGCCAACCTTACTTTATCAGGAAATAATGGCAGCTTAAGTAATAAGTACTTTCTTGAAAAAAAGGCCATGAACAAGGATGGCAAGCAACAAGGTTATAACTTCAGCCGATTATGGCTAAATCAGTATTTGAGAGAAATAGATCATTGGAATTTGGATACTCTAAAATCAAGGTTTGGATTGCTGCTTGATCGGTTCTATAAAATTTGGGAGTATCCTGACATTGAAATTGAGGAAGAGGTTGACACAGATCAAGACTACACTATTTACAATAGTCCCGATCCTCGTTACAAAAAGCTTGACTATTTTATTTGGAAAGATGAAAAAATTGTAACCGATGAAATTAGCAAGATGTACTATCATGTTATTAAATCCTTATTTGAAGAGAATCCCTCCTCATTCTATCATCAAGAAATAAAGTCCATCCTTGCCGCAACAAGTAACCCTGACGAATTGCGAACTCCATATCAGGTTAGCCCTAATTATTTCATTGAATCGAACATCGACAACAACAGTAAGTTTAGGAAGTTGAGAGCACTCCTTACGCGAGTAGACTGCGAAGAAGAGTTGCTTATAAATTTTTCTGAATTGGAGCCTGAAGATCAGGAGTTGGAAACGAAGGACAGGACTTATTGGATTGAGAGAGCAGGATTGCTTAGTGTAGGAATAGTTGATGATTGTCTAAATATTATCCATGCCATTGATAAAGGGATAACGCTTAACTACAACCAATCCTATATTGGGTTAGCTCATCAAAATCGGTCTAAAAACTTTGCGCTCTTTGTACCCAAAGAGACGTTTACCAGAACATCCATTTCTTTGCCAGACTCTAATAAGTGGGTTGAACCATTGTCATCGCGTGGATTCAAATCCATCTCAATACATAAAAGAAATGGTCGTTTGAAGTTTAGAATAAGCAAAGAGAATCTGCAAAATGACTCTAATCTGCTGAGTGAGATATTCAGAGAGTCTTATGAGTTTCGATTCAACTCGTAG
- a CDS encoding restriction endonuclease subunit R, producing MSTKFFTNRDGNSLLKKFEGVFTHVESIQFFDALVGYFRASGYFKVRAFLDRIPKIRILVGINVDALTKKYHDRGQYFIDNPHETKETFLKEVIQNIQDADYNEVTEKGIIQFIDDLINEKIELRAHPKQKIHAKVYIFRPLNFNEHAPCEVITGSSNLTDSGLGSNPESNYEFNVSLRDHQDVKFATEEFNKLWDESVPILQAEAKEIRRKTYLKDDFTPFELYIKMLIEYFGKRVEYDPYNIDLLLPDKFMRLKYQSDAANQGYAIMMKHNGFILADVVGLGKTIIACMVIKKFIYENGTHSKVLVVVPPALEANWRRTTEEFQIKNHFEFITIGSLHQILDETNYTHSRADKFDLIVVDESHKFRNDYTDMYRELQQICKMPRSRPAEDGDTRKKVILISATPLNNRPQDIENQLYLFQDKRNSTLESIKNLQDYFKPINEQYKKLSSEQNLNIKKLKTLFQKLRDDVIEPLVIRRTRTDIEKNPSYLEDLDSQGIVFPRVDDPIALYYYLDDELTTLFLDSVSLITGMDENGLQIEGLGYYRYRAIEFLSKDEDRKIYGDVSSISTRLAAIMRVLLVKRLESSFFAFRQSLSRFQKAINNMLTMFDDDRVFIAPDLDINKLLEEGLSYEEIESRINKAGGNNREFKATDFDKKFYILLLKDKDKVDDLIDRWSKVTVDPKLEEFANQVAKNFFDSKKNQSGKLVIFSESKETAEELSAQFKKLGEYKILTVSADNRKSVEEKLRENFDANLEEEKWKSDYDIIITTEVLAEGINLHRSNVIVNYDVPWNSTRLMQRIGRVNRIGSRANQIFVYNFYPSAHGDAQIQLVNTALRKLQAFHTAFGEDNRIFSMLEEKGEGALFGNKIQKEESEILKYLNELRDFRKKEPKRFAEIASIPNKARCGRKATDGQLTILNTDDGEVNYPLINTSLAYLKSENHPGVFCLVTPDYTNEELNFLQAVKIFKASQNEQSFPLHDRHHEQALAAMEFFKTEKNQENIQAVSRKNLSPAENKAITNINAIVKIAPTEQKRKVLLRTLELIKQGTFASKGFPKEINDFFTNNERVMRTPETFIELLFTQVLDRYDLSARVTEQPIQEPKPRGIINPKIVLTQSFS from the coding sequence ATGTCTACTAAGTTTTTCACCAACAGGGATGGGAATAGCCTTCTAAAAAAATTTGAGGGTGTTTTTACGCACGTTGAGAGTATTCAATTCTTTGACGCGTTGGTCGGCTACTTTCGAGCATCCGGGTACTTCAAGGTAAGGGCCTTTCTTGATCGTATCCCAAAGATTAGAATCCTCGTTGGAATAAACGTTGATGCTCTAACAAAAAAATACCACGATCGGGGTCAGTACTTTATTGATAATCCTCATGAAACCAAGGAGACGTTTTTAAAAGAGGTTATCCAGAATATTCAAGATGCGGACTATAATGAAGTGACTGAGAAGGGTATTATTCAATTTATTGATGACCTCATCAATGAAAAAATTGAACTGCGTGCTCATCCAAAACAAAAGATTCATGCGAAGGTCTATATTTTCCGACCTCTCAATTTTAACGAGCATGCCCCGTGCGAAGTAATCACAGGTTCATCCAACCTGACGGACTCGGGCCTTGGTTCTAATCCTGAATCGAATTACGAGTTCAATGTAAGCCTGCGTGATCATCAGGATGTCAAATTTGCGACAGAAGAATTTAACAAGCTGTGGGACGAATCTGTGCCAATCCTTCAAGCGGAAGCCAAAGAGATCAGAAGGAAGACTTACTTGAAGGATGACTTCACTCCTTTTGAGCTGTACATAAAAATGCTGATTGAGTACTTTGGGAAGAGAGTCGAGTATGACCCATACAATATTGACTTGCTCCTTCCAGACAAATTTATGCGATTGAAGTATCAATCGGATGCCGCGAATCAGGGTTACGCCATTATGATGAAGCACAATGGTTTCATACTTGCCGATGTAGTTGGACTTGGTAAAACTATTATAGCATGTATGGTGATTAAGAAATTTATCTATGAGAATGGTACCCATTCAAAAGTGCTTGTGGTAGTTCCGCCTGCCCTTGAAGCAAATTGGAGAAGAACCACAGAGGAATTCCAAATAAAGAATCACTTTGAGTTTATCACCATCGGAAGTCTTCACCAAATTTTAGATGAAACAAACTACACTCATTCAAGGGCTGATAAATTTGACCTGATCGTTGTAGATGAATCGCATAAGTTCCGAAATGACTATACCGATATGTACCGTGAACTTCAGCAAATATGTAAAATGCCTAGGTCGCGCCCTGCTGAAGATGGTGACACACGCAAAAAAGTGATTTTAATTTCAGCAACACCTCTCAATAACAGGCCACAGGATATTGAGAATCAGCTTTATTTATTTCAGGATAAAAGAAATAGCACCCTTGAGAGTATCAAGAATCTTCAAGATTATTTCAAGCCGATTAATGAGCAATACAAGAAGCTTTCTTCAGAGCAAAACTTAAATATTAAAAAACTTAAGACTCTATTCCAAAAATTGAGAGATGATGTCATTGAACCGCTGGTAATAAGACGAACACGAACTGACATAGAGAAGAATCCGTCATATTTGGAGGATTTAGATAGTCAGGGAATTGTATTTCCGAGGGTTGATGATCCTATTGCACTTTACTACTATTTAGACGATGAGTTGACAACTCTGTTTCTTGACTCCGTAAGCTTAATAACGGGCATGGATGAAAACGGATTGCAGATTGAAGGCTTGGGATACTATAGATATCGTGCTATAGAGTTTCTTTCAAAGGATGAGGATAGAAAAATTTATGGTGATGTTAGCTCTATATCTACTAGGTTGGCAGCGATCATGAGAGTATTGCTAGTAAAACGTCTTGAAAGCAGTTTCTTCGCCTTCCGACAATCGCTCAGCCGCTTTCAAAAGGCAATTAACAATATGCTAACGATGTTCGATGATGACAGAGTCTTTATCGCACCCGACCTTGACATCAATAAGCTTCTGGAAGAAGGTTTGAGTTATGAGGAGATTGAAAGTAGAATTAACAAGGCTGGCGGGAATAACAGGGAATTTAAGGCAACAGACTTTGATAAGAAATTTTACATACTGTTACTAAAGGATAAAGATAAAGTTGATGATTTAATTGATCGATGGAGCAAGGTCACAGTTGACCCTAAACTCGAAGAATTTGCAAATCAAGTCGCCAAGAATTTCTTTGATTCTAAGAAGAATCAAAGTGGCAAACTTGTGATATTCTCTGAATCAAAGGAAACAGCTGAGGAGCTTTCAGCTCAATTTAAAAAATTGGGTGAATATAAAATTCTCACTGTCAGTGCGGATAATCGTAAGTCTGTAGAGGAAAAGCTACGCGAAAACTTTGACGCAAATTTGGAGGAGGAAAAATGGAAAAGCGATTATGATATAATTATTACGACCGAGGTTTTAGCCGAAGGGATTAATCTTCATAGAAGTAACGTCATTGTCAATTATGATGTGCCCTGGAATTCGACAAGACTGATGCAGCGTATCGGAAGGGTCAATCGAATAGGGTCAAGAGCAAATCAGATTTTCGTATATAACTTTTATCCTTCAGCGCACGGTGATGCACAGATTCAATTGGTAAATACAGCCTTAAGGAAACTTCAAGCTTTTCACACAGCGTTTGGAGAAGACAACCGGATTTTTTCAATGTTGGAGGAAAAAGGCGAAGGGGCGTTGTTTGGGAATAAAATCCAAAAGGAAGAAAGCGAAATTTTGAAATACCTGAACGAGCTTAGGGACTTCAGAAAAAAGGAACCAAAAAGATTCGCTGAGATTGCCTCTATTCCCAATAAAGCCAGATGTGGCCGGAAAGCTACTGACGGACAATTAACTATTCTGAACACGGATGATGGCGAGGTCAACTACCCGCTAATCAACACTTCTTTGGCCTATCTTAAAAGTGAAAACCACCCAGGTGTATTTTGTTTGGTAACTCCAGATTACACAAATGAGGAACTCAACTTTTTACAGGCTGTAAAAATTTTTAAAGCAAGTCAGAACGAACAATCCTTTCCGCTTCACGATAGGCACCATGAACAAGCACTTGCTGCAATGGAATTCTTCAAAACAGAGAAGAATCAGGAAAATATACAGGCTGTTTCAAGAAAAAATTTGAGTCCTGCTGAAAATAAGGCAATCACCAATATAAATGCAATTGTCAAGATTGCCCCAACGGAACAAAAGAGAAAAGTACTTCTAAGGACATTGGAACTGATCAAGCAAGGAACATTTGCTTCGAAAGGATTTCCCAAGGAGATAAACGACTTTTTTACAAATAATGAAAGAGTAATGCGCACTCCAGAAACTTTTATTGAATTGTTGTTCACGCAAGTTCTTGACCGCTACGATTTGTCAGCTAGAGTTACTGAGCAACCAATACAGGAACCTAAGCCAAGAGGTATAATAAATCCAAAAATTGTCCTTACCCAAAGCTTTTCTTAA
- a CDS encoding helix-turn-helix domain-containing protein has product MKDRNEGRINRDQLITVGDLEIFKTSLIQEIKNLLTNATSTTAKKWLKSSEVRKLLGISSGTLQNLRVNGSLNFTKVGGIIFYDCDEIQKLLRDNADR; this is encoded by the coding sequence ATGAAAGACAGAAATGAGGGGAGGATTAATCGTGATCAACTTATCACGGTGGGAGATCTTGAAATATTTAAAACAAGCCTGATACAGGAAATAAAGAATTTACTGACGAACGCTACCAGCACAACGGCGAAGAAATGGCTAAAATCATCCGAGGTTAGAAAGCTACTGGGAATCTCGTCAGGAACCCTGCAAAACCTTCGGGTAAATGGTTCGCTCAATTTCACCAAGGTGGGCGGCATTATCTTTTATGATTGCGATGAGATTCAAAAACTACTTAGGGATAATGCAGACCGTTGA
- a CDS encoding peptidoglycan domain protein: MAKFENFAGKLLRLEGGYVNHPLDRGGPTKYGVILSVWQEHGHDKDGDGDIDAEDIKKLSESDAKYIAKKIFWDYFLADLILNQSLAEFIVDWGYNSGRKTVAKIVQRLAKVTVDGIVGPQTVTAINCADQELLFNALKIERKVFLNNIIKRRPDQIVFYDGWMNRVNSFSYKAA; the protein is encoded by the coding sequence ATGGCGAAGTTTGAAAATTTCGCAGGCAAGCTCCTGCGATTAGAGGGAGGGTATGTGAATCACCCATTGGACAGAGGCGGCCCGACCAAGTATGGAGTCATCCTTTCGGTGTGGCAGGAACATGGCCACGACAAAGATGGCGATGGCGACATCGATGCGGAAGACATCAAGAAGCTAAGTGAGTCGGACGCCAAGTACATCGCGAAGAAGATCTTCTGGGATTACTTTCTGGCTGATCTGATCCTGAATCAATCATTGGCAGAGTTCATTGTTGATTGGGGCTACAATTCTGGAAGAAAGACTGTGGCAAAGATTGTTCAGCGACTGGCTAAAGTTACGGTCGATGGCATTGTCGGCCCACAGACGGTAACTGCAATCAATTGCGCGGATCAGGAATTGCTTTTCAATGCGCTCAAGATTGAACGCAAGGTATTCCTGAACAACATCATCAAGCGCAGACCCGACCAGATTGTATTCTATGATGGCTGGATGAACAGGGTTAATTCATTCAGCTACAAGGCAGCTTAG